A stretch of DNA from Oryza brachyantha chromosome 4, ObraRS2, whole genome shotgun sequence:
AGAACTCATCGGTGATGAGCCGTAACATATTGTCCATCATGGATGAGTCATCGGTAATAGGCCGTATTCTATGGCTTGTCAAAGATGAGGTGTCATCAGTGATGGAATGGGTCATGTCGGGCCGATATTTTGGCCTATCAAAGATGATATGTTATCTGTGATGGGCCAAACGTAGTACAATCATATACAATGGGCCTTATCTGTCACAAATGACTGGGTCTATTTTAGGCTATTGGATTTGGTCAGAGATGACCTGTCTATTTTGCTAGGTTCTTTAGTAGTGACACAATGTGCAAAGTAGAGGAGATTGGAGAGCAAAACCACCAAAGCAGGGCAGCAGCCTAATGAACCACTAATTGCCAAATCGTGGTGCCCACCCTCCACCTAGTGCCAAATTGCTGCCTAGGCTTCGACCAATGCCGATTTTTAGAACACTTGTGTTCTTTGGTGATGAAAGATCAAATATTATCCTTTtctatagctatttaatactACATCTATTTCGtaatgtaaaactttctagcattgtctaaattcatatagatgctaatgaatcttgacatatatacaaataatatacatttatcaatatatTGATTTAGTCATAgctaaaaatacttacaatagggaacaaagggagtagtataaacgatgaaattaactactgtaaaatttaaaaatatactttataaCAGGGAGGTGATaaatttctatacaaaatCTTTTCGCCAAAATGCACAATTTAATGGTTTGAAAATCGTACACACAAAACCGAGGAGTAATCTAGACTAAAAGAAAGCAGCCTTAAGTAAAATTATCTTGagattttctataaaattaacatgGTGGCACTTTGTAAGCATTACCTTTGTATTTGACAGATTTGATCTcgtaaacaaaatcaaaatggTGTAGACATGTGGAACTGATGAATGGGGCATGCCCATGGGATAGGATGCAAACATGTACTCTAAAGTGTAGTTTCTTAATCTTATGATAAACTGTTGTTCTCCAGGACTTATAAGTGTAGAGATAACACTGTTTTGTTTATCGAAAGCCTACggaagtactccctccgtcccaaaataaaccaattttttacttttacctttaatttttgattcttcgtcttattcaaaatttttttgcgattgctatttttgtttttattagatgataaattatgaatagtactttttgtgtgactaattttttttctaatttcctaaaaatttttcaaataagacagatggtcaaacgttggacacggaaatcagagaatttgtttttttggacagagggagtaaataTGTATGGAAGGGAATTTCTGTAGAAATGTATGCATAACCTGGCTCTTCACTTTATATCTAGTCTGCCATTTTCAAAGACGCAGCCCtagatgaaataaaacatGTCAATCATGTCTAGCTCTAGCAAAGGTCCCACTTATATAGTGTTTGTTATGTTTAATTGTTGAACTGCTTTGAAAGAAGGAAATCCCCTGAAGTATCTTCCATCCATCTTTCGATCCCAAAGTTGGAACTGTGTGGAAATAGTATTTGGTAAATTTGGAGTAGGAACAGACAACTTGACCAAAAATCACGTACTATATTTGATAAGGCACACAGGGTTTTGCACATCAATCACCGTACGAGATCTGACATGTATATGAGTTGTAATCCATGATGCATAtgctacctagctagctaggttcaATGGGCTTGATCTGTAGGGGGCATGTGCCTGGGGGAATGACATCTTTTGCATTGTGCTTCAAACTGTTAGAAGGAAAATGCTCATTTCAAACATCCATGCTTATGGTTACAGTGTAACTTATGTAACTCTCTGTACTGTATACTAGGCATTAGCTGAAACCGTGGCTCAGTTTCTGATCATCTAATAACTTCAGCGCGTGCATTGATAAATGTTCATCATTTCTGCTTGGTCCCGGtaataatgtattttatattatatgactttctagtcttgtctaaatttatatatgtgctaattaatttaaatatatataaaaatatactttaatatataaataaatttaaacaaatctAGAAAGTCTTTTAGTATGGATCCAAGAGAGTTGATTAAACCACGGATAACTGACAGTTTCGAGCAGGACTGCTGCTTCATGCATGTAATCATGCCGAGGAGCGGGGATGAACAGAAGAAAGGAGTACTCCCATATTCCAGAGGCCTGTGAAGAAGTGGGGTTAAAACACCGACGATTAAGACGGCTGCCAGGATTCGACACGTCGGTGGGGCTACCTACAAGTCCGGAGTGGCTCGAAGACAGAGGAATATCCTGTTTGTTGCAAAGACCTAGAAATGCTGTAAGTGCCTGCCTTGCGTCCCATCTTTTTTCCTGTTAAATCTGCGAGTTGTCGCATGTTTGCTAATTTATTGGAGTTCGTATGGCGGTGCTGTTTGATTATTAGTAGAATGCTGAGCCGCCTGGTACACTTTGGGAAAACATGGACGCGGGCGGGCCAGTTTGGAttgagagatttttttttaaattctggTTATATTAGATGtagatgttaattaggagtattaaatatagaccgataacaaaattaattgcataaataaagggtatttcattagacaaaatttttaagcctaattaatccacgattagcagaTGAtgactatagcatcacattcgctaatcatggactaattaggctcaatagatttgtctcgtgaaatagtccagagtatggggtgagttttattaatagtctatatttaatacttttaattagtgtttaaacattcgatgtgatagggACTTAAAAAGTCTCCGAAAACAAAATGGGTTGAATTAACAAGAAATGAGATGCGTCTGTGGCTCCCACAGTAGTTATATAACGTACTACTTGTTTCAAATAATATCATATTTGCTCTCAtctcgttccaaaataagtttgttTTTGAGGAATTATTACGGAAGTTTACGAAAGTAGGAAATAAATATGTTgaaagtagataaaataaaggataattatatttgggatttgataaaatggaggtattatagtctttttgttttttggtacGTGTGAGAacagtgaaaaataaagttatttttagacGAAGAGAGTAATTAAGTTTGGAGGCTTAGTTTAGCTCATTTttgtggtgtttagattgagaaaatttttaggagaagtgtcacgtcaaatgtttgaccggatgtcggaaggggttttcggacacgaatgaaaaaacgaatttcacggctagactagaaaccgcgagacgaatcttttgggcCTAATTattccgtcattagcacatgttggtactgtagcacttatggctaatcataggctaattagactcaaaagattcgtctcaagatttcttttataactgtgtaattagttttttggttcatttatgtttaatactttatttaggtgtccaaaaattcgatgtaatgtttttgaaaaaaatttagaaactaaacaaggccttcgTTATTAAATCGGTAACAGATTTTCCTGCGCGATACTTCAATGGACGGTGATCCTAGCTTGGACGTCCCTCTGACGTAGAATTCACTACGTCAGAGGATCCGGTTCCCTAGGAAGATAAAGCCGAAGTTCTTGCACGCGCTACTAGCCTTGCACGCTATTGGCGGTAGCAGATCGATCAGCGtacttttttatgtttggaCTGTGGACATTGTGAGTGAACACAGTATGCAATTATTGGCGCCTGATGCTCGTGAACATGTAGTTGTAAATGTTAGGCCTTGTTCGTATACTGTCTGGCTGTAGCTAATACTGTAGCAAACTAATATAGAAAGGCCAACACTTTAATTTGGTAAGGTGAGGATAGGGTAATATAACGTAATCCTTCCGTcctaaaatttactttttttctagtaaatttaaattaggaagataaatttattttggtatgGAGAAATTAATAAGTTTTGCTCTCATTTGCTTAATTTGGAGCTAATGGTGTTGAGAGTTAAGAGGCAACATTCTTTGTTTTGTGCGgctcaaccaaacaaaccgGAAAGTTGCATTTTCTTACTATAGAGAAATCCATTACATGGAAATAGAAAACACTATATTGCTAGTATATGAAAGCAAATGAGTGGTTTAACAGTTCCACACACATAtatttggtaccttctgaTACGTACTTTTACAAGTAGAGATATGATATATCCCATCCTTATTTTAAGGACGGTAAAATTAGCCCCATATTATATATGCTGTAGTAGGTGCATGGCATATCATGCATCATGGCTTGTGTGCTAATACTACCTCcctcctaaaatataaacatttataagaTTCAAATTCTATATTATAGCATAAGTATTTCTGTACTTATTCCTATGATTTTAATCATTGcaatgatttaaaagccaattGTATGCttagaaagataaaaattcaaaaatttactatcgaaatgactatttttttatattttcttagtaTATGATAACCAAtgtaaaatgcttatattttagaacggaggtgGTGTATTGTTAGCATTGAGTTCTGATTATTTAATGACCACGCTCCATTTGCTATAgttttaattatattgtgTGAATCGATCTGACCAACCTTTTGCTTCTGCGTCCTATATTTGAGAAAGCAGGCCGACCTTTTATAATCTTCATTTGTCCTTGCTTGGGGAGTTatcctgaaaaaaaattctaccaCAGAACCTGCTGTCAGGTGTGGTATATGCAATAGCAAAGCTGAATTGGTCGATTGGATTGAAAGATATTAGTGAAGGTGTGCGCATGCATCATAAACATAGCAATCAGAGGCAAGATGAGTACGATGTATAGCAATTGCGTGCTTGTTAATTAACTTTCTTATTACGGAGTATATGCCAACTTAACGCTTGTGTTAATTCCTGTCACTCAAAAGAGCTGCAAGGTGCAATGAATCCCCTAGCTATTGTCAACCAATCTAAATTCGTATATGGATGTTTTCAAAACAAGCTATGGCAAGGTTTTTTCCATCTATTGTAACCACAGCATCACGATTTACATGTACCGTGATATTATTATAATGTTGAACCATACTACCATATCTGTCATCTGTACTGTAATGGTGTAGAATTtgcaaattttattatctagtagaTAGAATCTTattgtattataaatattgGTTCGTGCAGTGATGATGTACATGTTCTACTAAGATGGCAAATTACAGCGACAAGGATTGAAATTAAAGAGGGCCATATAAACGTCAAAAGGTACGTAAGAGATGCACTTTCGTATTAGTACATTTTTTCCCTGGAGAGATacatgcttgcttgcttgcttgatgTATATCATCGCTAGTATTAAGATGGGATTCCAGCGGATACGTACCTTCTTCTAATGGtattattagttaattttatgaagAAATCCATGGTAATTAAAGGAGAAATACGATAATAATGAGAACTAAGACACCTTACTCCGAAACCTGCCCTTGcgctctctctgtctctctctctcaagttATTCCGAGGCTGCAAGCCTAGTATTCCTTCTTTATCATTCTAGCTAGATATATTTTAGCTCTAGCCTCTATTCTTTTGTACACCGAATAGTTGAATAACTAAATTATTTGGGATAATGTTTGTGGGTGCAAACAAATGAATTAACTATATTCTAACAGAAATTTTAtggtcatgaaaaaaaatactttgaggtatcaaatttttaacgtaaaatttattaccgaaagtaccaagtttttaTAATGAAATATATGGTACCTCTATGTTATTAGGGACCGATGGTAAAAATTCTCATTATAAGTTGAAAATTGGATTGAAAAGGGTTTCtaagaaaatcatatatatataaagttattttgaaaatacTGTACTATTTAAAGGCTCGAGAAGCGTATTGCCATTCCATTTCGTTCCATTCGGAGGAAATCAACGAGCACAACTATCAAGGCACTGGAGCGTCCGTTGGGCTAAAGATTGCTCTGCCTTAAAGTATGCTTGACAACAACATTAACCATTTGCTCGGTAAAACCCTAGTAACTGTAGTAgtatcccccccccccctcccgtTCGGTAGGCAACTAGGCATTGCttagcttaaaaacaaaacaatggtGTGTATAGATTTTCAGActcattataatttataaactcaGTCATATAAAAGAGTGAATTACACTTTGAGCCATATTTTATTACctaagttttattttgaacCACCTTAAACATATCTTTTTACTTTGGACcagataataaatttatcattgttGCGGTTTGAAACACCCCAATCGATCTTTTCTAACACATCAACGACTTTAAACACATCGGTTCCAGTGCAACAATCAACCCTCATCTATATGCAGTCCATATATTTGCCAAATGAGAGGCTATAACCATCATGAGAAAAGTGTTTAGGGTGGTTCAAACTACAACAATGATAAATTTACCTGgtctacaataaaaaataagtgtaATGGTGATCCAAAGTAAAATTGTAATAAAAGATGGCCCAAATTGCAATTTACTCTATAAAATTGATGGTCaaagtattaaaattttgataattttagtTCCAATCTATGACCGAAACTTGTCCTaaaccatttattttgtgCTAAACGTGTCACCGGAGGAAGCAGTTGTTTCATTAACGGGAACCTAGCTAGTACGGTCTGTATGACATCTATTGATTTGAGTTATAAACTCACTAGGACACAAACCatttatttcttctttattACTGTAAATTAAAGGTATGTTTGGCTTGACTCTGCGGGGTTAGCTAGAAACGTCAATTTATTAACCAAatgctagctataaatttattgaaaCTCTACAATATTTATCAGTAGCGCGcattttttcacaaattaaGGCACTTAAGTGCTAGCTTCTCTAATGGGAGAGTAGCAACATAGCGTAGCATGGTTAATTTGTGCTCCTAGCACAATAAATCATTCAAAATAGTGGACTTTTGGACGGGAGTAAGTCTTTATAGAAGTTCTAGATCGACCCTGtggcaaaacttttatattatcCTTAGCTCACCATATTTCCATGTCAACATCACAACAAGCCTTGTTAATATGCATCCTGCATTAATTatatgtagtttattttaacatACTATCTGTGTATATTAACCACCTGAAAATGTCTCTAGAGAGTTTAAGCTTACTCGAGATAATATGTTTGCAAATTAATTACTTTAGCGGACTAAAGATCGATCTAAAAATTTGTTCTGCAAACTATTTTGTTTGCATGTTTCGATCTAGAACGTCGCAGAATAGATTTTCTCCAAGTATCCGAGAAAGCACCGATAGTCTTCTATACTATATAGTCTAAAGGGAACCTTGATTATTACAAGGACAAATTAATCTgaaggcatgcatgcacattaGCGGTACAAATTATCAgatgtttttcttatattttctctaaaaattaattccaGCTGGACATGCATGTTAGATATATACCTCAGCCTACCGTATATAATTCCATATAACTAGCTTGTCCATGCATTGCTAGGCATAATGATTCAGATAAGTGCATTGCAGATAGCACTAGAGCCATTGCATCAGGCACTTATGCTAATGATCTAACATTACCAAATCAACCAAAAGGTTAATGCAAATGATGGGAAAGGGGGAGGCCAAGAATTGATGCTCTCCTCATCCGCAGCCATATTAACATTATAGAACCACGTAGAACTGATACTGCAAGAGTACtactaaacatttatatacacCCGACCTGAGCTATATAAATAGCGATGCATGTCTTGTCACAGGAAAGCTTAGCATAGGACAGATTCAGATCGATGGAGAGAAATATATACTGCCTCCGTCCTCGTATTAaggttattttttagtttttagatacaatgttttaactttttatcttatttgaaatatttttgcgattaataattttattgttactagatgataaaatataaatagtgctttatgcgtgactaattatttttaattttttatacaaaatttttaaataaaacaaatggtcataGCGTTAGAcatagaaatcgaaaaataaagttattatgaaacggaggtaaggTAGGATATATAATGATATCAAACACTTCAAGAGCGTACCAAGCTACTACTAGCAAACGAAAATCAAACTAGGATCATGCCATAAAAGTACAAACACGTTGCTGCAAGCTGCAAAAGTGCAGAGAGCAGccacacacacgcacataACAGGATATATATAGTAGCTTGTGACTGGCAGATGGAGTACTAGCTAGAGCCATGGCcacttcctcctcctgccttCGCCGCACGACACGTCGATCGGCTTAACTGCTCCCGGTCAACATGATGCATTATGCGACGTCGCCTTTCGCCTCTCCCAGCACCAGCTAGCCTCTGTTTCTCCGGCGAACATGGCGAACTTGATCGCATGCACGCATCCTGCATCAATCGATCAACTGGATGGATACACAGGAGCAGAGCTGGCTCTCTGAGATTGACTCAAAGCTATAGTGCCACACGTACGAATGACCTAGCTTGCAGACATGGATAGACATACCAACTACACTGACGAACTGAACAGCTGTGGCTCTAGCTCGCCGCTCGCTGCGCCTGAGTTCTAGCTATTTGGttcaattcatatatatatgtgggctaattaagctaattgCAGTGGCTGATATATTACTAATTGCCACTAGGTGAAGCTCCCTCTTGCTtatattagtaattatgttATATGTAGTAGTAGCACTAGTGGTACGTTTCTTATTTTTGGAAGGCTAGCTGCAATTACATGCATGagacatatatgcatatgcctGAAAGAGGAGCTTgttttggtcttttttttttggtcactTGCATGGTtagcggcggcgagcggcggtcTCCCGCTGCGCGTTGAAgtagacggcggcgacggggaggcCGAGGTCGTTGTCGGCGGCGAAGCGGCGGGTGCTGAAGTAGTCCctggaggacggcggcgacaccGCCTGGCGGCGCTTCTGCTTGAACAGCACGAGGACGAACCTGTGGATGCCAATGTTGGGCTTCGGGCTCTCGTAGCTCACCACCTCCCTTCCTGtgcatattaattatatatatacatgcaaaattaattaaagatcAGAAAGCAATCAGCATGCATCATTCGTGTGTTAGTTATGCACATCCGTGGGCATCAGCTCGCATATAgtttagtaattaaatatgcgAGCAAATGCTTAAGGCAAaggtgtacatatatatatatctgtgaAAAGGACTTACCAAAGGAAGCATCAGTGGTGCCAGGAATATCAGTGACGATCCTGCCAGGGgtcaatatattaattatataaaattaaagccACGCTTTATCAGAAACTGAGAGCTATTTTGTGAGTAGCTgaatatatactaatgatgCCATTTGTGTTGTTTGTTCAAAGGGGGAACTTAATTGAAGTGTCCATCGGAGTGTCTCACTAggcaaaaaatttcttaattattatctAAACCGTACTTCACTGCTTCCTGCGGCCATCAAAACATGTTGTGTAGACCTGTTTCAAATCGACCTTTAAGTTTTGAACattctcatatatttttaatatatctatatttgaaattatatgcATAAATTTTCCTTCAAAGTGCTTCGATCTATAACATTATGATTTCATTGGGGGTTTGCAAATGTTTGTTTTGCAACAGAAATTAGCTGTGAAGGTCATGCCAATCTCCAAACCGGCATGTTTAGCATGCATGATCGGAGCCATCTTGCACGTGGGATTTCAtgtcttctctctttctctgtaGCTTCAAAACAATCACAAGTTAATTGTTACTTCTAAATTAATGAGATATTTACCAGTGGAGGTGCTCTCTCAGGTACGGATCACTAGGCCCTGGCACGTCCGGATCTGTCATAACCTGATCAAGAACAGCACCAAACGACATACTCATCATCATTAGGTACAGACATCGCACAGAACTGAGAACACATACGCTCATAAGATTAGCTAGCGCTTGGTCAATTTGATTGTTAGCTGATAATTAATCTGGTTTATGTCCAGGTGAGGGCGGCACAGACCAGTGTGAAGAAAGACCTCATGTCGCCGCCCTGGACCTCGACGCGCGGCTTGGACACGACCGCCGACGGGAAGAACTCGTGGCCGTTGAACACCTGCTTGTTGGAGCTGTAGGTCGCCGTCATCTTCACCGTGGGGTTGAAGTTGTCGATGACTTCTCCGATCACCTTCCCGACGACGAGAGGCTCCAGCACCCTAGACATGGCGAGCTGCAGGGGCTTGAGCTATAGGGAGCTTGCTAGCTACCGGActggagggaggagagaaggCGAATGTTGGTGATGAGAAGGGCTGGTAGTGTAGGTAAACACGAGATAAACAGTCTCGAGTGGTCGCTGTCTTGCTGCTCACAATGTGAAGCCGGGGCTCTATTTATAGCTGCGTGAAGCCGATGGATCGAACTGATAAGGgaaatgtataaataaatgtgaGGTACTAAAAAAACACTTAAATTGTCTCATCTCCGTCGTCTTTGCCTAATTGTACCTGAATTGTTAAACTGATGCACAGCTCCAAAAGGCTTAAATTATTCCACTCTTTTATCTTTCAATGAGCCTATTAGGGGAGCTTAGACCAATttcaatatatagttttatggcATAGTTATCAAGACTGTAAACTAGTTAACCGAGCCAGATAAGTTTTATGTGGATGAAACTcatctctcatctcatgaaaccATATTTAATGACCCTGTCAAGTCAGtaattttgctgatgtgacaccctattttaatgtgcatgacaccTCTATGAAATATGCATTAAGACTGGCCTTAAGATTGTGAGAAGAAGATGGTAACAAGTCAGCTTCTTCTAATATGGAAAAGCTGGGTTTTCCAGCTTCTggcttctaatttattttttgattctACAAATCTAAAGCTGAATATTATTTGGAAGAGCTCATAACTTCTAAAGATTCTAGAGAATCTACCGTTGCTAGAAACTCTCTCAAACAAGTTCAATGTTTAGAACAAGAAAAATGACCCGATTAATTCTAAAATGTGCCAATATAAGAGCATTTGTTCGTGTCGTAGTTACGAGCTTGTTGAAAAAATAAGGCATGGCATCTAGATTtctcaaaagaagaaaagtcTCTTGCCACCTATATCTGCGTCTCCAATATGCCCTAGCCGGAGGTAGCAGAttcacaaaaacaaaaggccTGAAACAGTTATTAGTCCGTATAGCAAGGACAGTTTCAGTCTCACATTCTTTGAGAGTGCCGTTGAAACTTGCTTCAGTGTCTTCTGCAAAAATTCGTTAAGGTGAGGTTAAGTTGgggaatgaaaatttttgaatatcaTATCAGATATTTGACTAAATGTCGGAAAGGGTTTTtaaacacgaatgaaaaaacgaatttcacggctcgcctagaaaccgcgagtgggttactgtagcacttatggttaatcatggactaattatgctcaaaagatttgtctcgcgatttctcacgtagctgtgtaattagttttttttttcattttatctatgtttagtgatctatttaagtgtctaaatatttgacgtgatgtttttgaggaAAAATCTTTGGTAATTGTCGGGACCTAACTTCCTTTATGTGATGACGATGCGTACGTACGGCGCTACATATATCTGCTTATCAAAATGCCATTAATATTCTTTGTTTGCTTgaaattgcatgcatgctagctaGGAAGTTGCCTACTCCCTATCGAACTGCTAGAAACAAGCTGGTTAACGTCTAACTAGCTTACCAGTTAGCAACaaaaatgatgtggcaaaaacattttatatccTTTAAAAGTACTGTGtgctacaaataaaaatagtcaaaaaggcacaaaataaaatttaaaactaagtattaaaatttaaattataagctaaaatggTATAAAAACAATGAGAAATTGCAACTATTTTGTCCAATTCACAAATAAATATCTTGtcgaaaaataaaagtagaagtcttttcaaattttaatatctctaTTGTGGAATACATGTACTAGGGTTATCCATAGACTACATGTGTACATACAGTTgtaggggtaccgaataggaagtagattatatctgtatggtatcaaccaGAGTTTGGTTACCGTTGGATTGCATGCCACACGTACCGGAtctgtaaccgaattaggatataTCTTAGTtttatcagattaggactctatctgtaagccctatccccTACTATATAAGGAGGATAAGGGCACCCCTCATGGGCACGGCCAGAGACATgacatattcagatcggctatcttctagttgatctgtcCACAATtcaatacaatcgccaagcaggagtagggtattatcttgctagtcgagagcctgaacctgggtaaccatgtgtcttcatcctaaccatcgatctttacgCATCGCTAGCCATCCCATATATATTGTCGATATCTAAAGCATCGAcatctatatatttaaaatttaaggtttgaTCATAACATATGTATTGGATACTGTGGTAATGTTTTAAACGACAATACAATAAGAGCATGCATGTGCTAACACTCGGTAAGCTGGGGACTTTTCAGCCTTCTTGACATGACATAGTTTGCTTcgtatctatatatatactcctcaTGTTTCAATTTTCTTAGTTTTCATAAGGGGtgaaccaaacgatatatttgcaaatgaaaaataatgtaaataaaacttttatatacatattctcagTGATCTAGAAGCCCATACtgaataataaaatactatgaaagaaccccaaaatcaactctaaatgtaaagttgaaaattcaaattttggtttataagc
This window harbors:
- the LOC102700701 gene encoding protein SELF-PRUNING-like, whose product is MSRVLEPLVVGKVIGEVIDNFNPTVKMTATYSSNKQVFNGHEFFPSAVVSKPRVEVQGGDMRSFFTLVMTDPDVPGPSDPYLREHLHWIVTDIPGTTDASFGREVVSYESPKPNIGIHRFVLVLFKQKRRQAVSPPSSRDYFSTRRFAADNDLGLPVAAVYFNAQRETAARRR